In the Deinococcus ficus genome, one interval contains:
- a CDS encoding helix-turn-helix domain-containing protein gives MTDPSTQALSPLGVLPPPGVNCVHLPLQVSPQDLARHAVGLANARGGTILVGVDAVGDSPASQGDAGELHPLMITHAIFELSGGRLTVNVQHHRVPGGRRVLAVFVPQAPYVLAAPDGAVIAWDGQNLVPVAGADAEPVAAQDYTAVVPPDASLADLDPAEVARLRNLGRRVEAANLPDLDFLRELGLIVHSGGALRPTLAAILLAGTPAALKAHVPQAEVCFYYHQTPDVEFQFREDLLRPIPSLLTRLQELIQARNRFTPVQVGLFRIEVWDQDEAVYREALLNALTHREYTLRDAVQVHLYPDRLEIMNPGGLPGGITPGNILRHQPKRRNPLLAEVLSRLGLVERAGVGVDKMYGLMLRHGKEPPEFTSYADAVTLALHSPGFDAEFVRFVARKQEEMQTLSLDMLIVLSLLAREGEATRATLARALQLPEDRTPRLLRGMEQHGLIARTGVGRGIAYELSAEVQVALGQRRPAGQDKAPAVVREPVSPETAAVMAGPVSRTPARATAPRAWREPAASEAQGPSLAEVRAVALALARERGRVRNVDLRETCRLSTQQAWRVLRRLVLDGQLVKTGTGTRDAAYELAARR, from the coding sequence GTGACTGACCCCTCCACGCAGGCCCTCTCCCCGCTGGGCGTGCTGCCCCCGCCCGGCGTGAACTGCGTGCACCTGCCGCTTCAGGTCTCGCCGCAGGACCTCGCGCGACATGCCGTGGGGCTCGCCAACGCGCGGGGCGGCACCATCCTGGTCGGTGTGGACGCCGTGGGCGACAGCCCGGCCTCGCAAGGTGACGCGGGCGAACTGCACCCGCTGATGATCACGCACGCGATCTTCGAACTGTCCGGCGGGCGCCTTACCGTGAACGTGCAGCACCACCGCGTGCCGGGGGGGCGGCGGGTGCTGGCGGTGTTCGTGCCGCAGGCGCCGTACGTGCTGGCCGCGCCGGACGGCGCGGTGATCGCCTGGGACGGGCAGAACCTCGTGCCGGTGGCGGGCGCGGACGCCGAACCGGTCGCGGCGCAGGATTACACGGCGGTGGTGCCGCCGGACGCGTCCCTGGCGGACCTGGACCCGGCGGAGGTGGCCCGGCTGCGTAACCTGGGCCGGCGGGTGGAGGCGGCGAACCTGCCGGACCTGGACTTCCTGCGGGAACTGGGCCTGATCGTGCACAGCGGCGGGGCGCTGCGGCCCACGCTGGCGGCCATTCTGCTGGCGGGCACGCCGGCGGCCCTGAAGGCGCACGTGCCGCAGGCGGAGGTGTGCTTCTACTACCACCAGACGCCGGACGTGGAGTTCCAGTTCCGGGAGGACCTGCTGCGCCCGATTCCGTCGCTGCTGACGCGCCTTCAGGAGCTGATTCAGGCCAGGAACCGCTTCACGCCGGTGCAGGTGGGCCTGTTCCGGATCGAGGTGTGGGACCAGGACGAGGCGGTGTACCGCGAGGCGCTGCTGAACGCCCTGACGCACCGCGAGTACACCCTGCGGGACGCCGTGCAGGTGCACCTGTACCCGGACCGGCTGGAGATCATGAACCCCGGGGGGCTGCCCGGGGGGATCACGCCGGGGAACATCCTGCGGCACCAGCCCAAGCGCCGCAATCCGCTGCTGGCGGAGGTGCTGTCGCGGCTGGGGCTGGTGGAGCGCGCGGGCGTGGGCGTGGACAAGATGTACGGCCTGATGCTGCGTCACGGCAAGGAACCGCCGGAGTTCACGTCGTACGCCGACGCCGTGACGCTGGCGCTGCACAGCCCGGGGTTCGACGCGGAGTTCGTGCGGTTCGTGGCCAGAAAGCAGGAGGAGATGCAGACGCTGTCGCTGGACATGCTGATCGTGCTGAGCCTGCTGGCGCGCGAGGGCGAGGCGACCCGGGCGACCCTGGCGCGGGCGCTGCAGCTGCCGGAGGACCGCACGCCGCGGCTGCTGCGCGGCATGGAGCAGCACGGCCTGATCGCGCGCACGGGCGTGGGGCGCGGCATCGCGTACGAGCTGAGCGCGGAGGTGCAGGTGGCCCTGGGCCAGCGCCGCCCGGCGGGACAGGACAAGGCACCCGCGGTGGTCCGGGAGCCGGTCTCCCCTGAGACTGCGGCGGTCATGGCCGGGCCGGTGAGCCGCACGCCGGCCCGGGCTACGGCCCCCCGGGCGTGGCGCGAGCCGGCGGCCTCGGAGGCGCAGGGGCCGAGCCTGGCGGAGGTGCGCGCGGTGGCGCTGGCGCTGGCGCGGGAGCGCGGCCGGGTGCGGAACGTGGACCTGCGGGAGACCTGCCGGCTGAGCACGCAGCAGGCGTGGCGGGTGCTGCGGCGGCTGGTGCTGGACGGGCAGCTGGTGAAGACCGGGACGGGCACGCGGGACGCCGCGTACGAGCTGGCCGCGCGCCGCTGA
- a CDS encoding DUF3293 domain-containing protein has protein sequence MADPGQDVAFRAAVYGPPGWRFTLEPVRHGRPPWAPGGEAWAIVTAWNPAGQPQAEAENRAASAELDRALRALGRPARPVVNGSAPWEEEARLISGLDLTGAAALGRRFRQRAVLWGRGGRVALVWLEGGIVRTERSWVRRSGTPD, from the coding sequence GTGGCGGACCCGGGGCAGGACGTGGCCTTCCGGGCGGCGGTGTACGGCCCGCCAGGGTGGCGGTTCACCCTGGAGCCTGTGCGGCACGGCCGTCCCCCCTGGGCGCCGGGCGGGGAGGCGTGGGCCATCGTGACCGCATGGAATCCCGCGGGACAGCCGCAGGCCGAGGCCGAGAACCGGGCGGCCTCGGCGGAGTTGGACCGAGCGCTGCGTGCCCTGGGACGTCCGGCGCGGCCCGTGGTCAACGGCAGCGCGCCGTGGGAGGAAGAGGCCCGGCTGATTTCCGGTCTGGACCTGACCGGCGCCGCGGCGCTGGGCCGGAGGTTCCGGCAGCGGGCGGTGCTGTGGGGCCGGGGCGGCCGGGTGGCCCTGGTCTGGCTGGAGGGCGGAATCGTGCGGACCGAGCGGTCCTGGGTAAGGCGGTCAGGGACGCCGGACTGA
- the truD gene encoding tRNA pseudouridine(13) synthase TruD encodes MSLVFDWSALAALSAEDGTGGVLRVTPEDFRVEEQPAYPLSGDGEFLFVQLEKRGHTTAHVLRELAAQLGVRDRDIGVAGLKDRHAVTRQWVSLPAKVEGRLGSFSLEGVSVLDVTRHGNKLAMGHLSGNRFEVRVRQAPGQAGRAARVLERLTQAGVPNYFGPQRFGLGGVNAEEGLRVLRGESRVRDPRVRRFLTTSLQSVIFNRFVSLRLERGVFAALLAGDMAKKHDTGGVFQVLDAAAETRRAERGEVSATGTLFGRKVKPLTLDAGELEREALAAFDLTPEAFASRKGDRRLTRVYPGDTAVTAHEDGFTLAFTLPRGSFATSVLREVMKVPVDAALPDLEGGEGSDDTGADMAGDEA; translated from the coding sequence GTGAGTCTGGTGTTTGACTGGTCCGCCCTGGCGGCGCTCTCCGCAGAGGACGGGACGGGCGGCGTGCTGCGCGTCACTCCGGAGGATTTCCGGGTCGAGGAGCAGCCCGCCTACCCCCTGTCCGGGGACGGGGAGTTCCTGTTCGTGCAGCTGGAGAAGCGGGGGCACACCACCGCGCACGTCCTGCGGGAGCTCGCGGCGCAGCTGGGCGTGCGGGACCGGGACATCGGCGTGGCCGGCCTGAAGGACCGGCACGCCGTGACGCGGCAGTGGGTGAGTCTCCCCGCGAAGGTGGAGGGGCGGCTGGGGTCGTTCTCGCTGGAGGGGGTGAGTGTGCTGGACGTGACGCGGCACGGGAACAAGCTGGCGATGGGGCACCTGAGCGGCAACCGCTTCGAGGTGCGGGTGCGGCAGGCGCCCGGGCAGGCCGGACGGGCGGCGCGGGTGCTGGAGCGCCTGACGCAGGCGGGCGTGCCGAACTACTTCGGGCCGCAGCGCTTCGGGCTGGGCGGCGTGAACGCCGAGGAGGGCCTGCGGGTCCTGCGGGGCGAGTCGCGGGTGCGGGACCCGCGCGTGCGGCGCTTTCTGACGACCAGCCTGCAGAGCGTGATCTTCAACCGCTTCGTGAGCCTGCGCCTGGAACGCGGCGTGTTCGCGGCGCTGCTGGCCGGCGACATGGCGAAGAAGCACGACACCGGCGGCGTATTCCAGGTGCTGGACGCCGCTGCGGAGACGCGCCGGGCGGAGCGAGGTGAGGTGAGCGCGACCGGCACGCTGTTCGGCCGGAAGGTCAAACCCCTGACGCTGGACGCCGGGGAGCTGGAGCGCGAGGCGCTGGCGGCGTTCGACCTGACGCCGGAGGCGTTCGCGTCCCGGAAGGGGGACCGGCGCCTGACCCGGGTGTACCCCGGGGACACGGCCGTGACCGCGCACGAGGACGGCTTCACGCTGGCATTCACGCTGCCGCGCGGGAGTTTCGCCACGAGTGTGCTGCGGGAGGTCATGAAGGTCCCGGTGGACGCCGCACTGCCGGACCTGGAGGGTGGCGAGGGCTCAGACGACACCGGGGCCGACATGGCGGGAGACGAGGCGTGA
- a CDS encoding ABC transporter substrate-binding protein, with product MRKSTRCLAAATLALTLASASQSQAVTVTMACGTVGMELQMCKDGAARWAKKTGNTVNIFESPNLTNDRLGLYKQQLAAKSSDIDVYQLDIVWPGQLAQHFVNLKTKVPAAEVNAHFKGIIAANTVDNQLMALPWFTDAGLLYYRTDLLAKYGYKSAPKTWAELATMAKKIQDGEQKTNKAFTGFVFQGKNYEGLVCDAMEWIVSHGGGTVVDASGKVTINNAKAAKALDTAASWIRTISPAGVTTYGEEEARGIFQAGNAAFMRNWPYAWALGQGDDSKIKGKIGVAPLPSGGAGNAATLGGWNLGVSKYSKNQDAAISLVRYLTGPEEQKIRAIEGAYNPTIVSLYKDKDVLAKNPFFGSLYSVFTSAVARPSGPTKTKYNQVSQAMANAVTDVLTGKKKGQAAVAKLSADITRIKGRAW from the coding sequence ATGCGTAAGAGCACCCGCTGTCTCGCCGCCGCCACCCTCGCCCTCACCCTGGCCTCCGCCAGCCAGTCGCAGGCGGTCACGGTCACCATGGCCTGCGGCACCGTCGGCATGGAACTCCAGATGTGCAAGGACGGCGCCGCCCGCTGGGCCAAGAAGACCGGCAACACCGTGAACATCTTCGAGAGCCCCAACCTCACGAACGACCGCCTGGGCCTGTACAAGCAGCAGCTCGCCGCCAAGAGCAGCGACATCGACGTGTACCAGCTGGACATCGTCTGGCCCGGGCAGCTCGCCCAGCACTTCGTGAACCTCAAGACCAAGGTCCCGGCCGCCGAGGTGAACGCCCACTTCAAGGGCATCATCGCCGCGAACACCGTGGACAACCAGCTGATGGCGCTGCCCTGGTTCACCGACGCCGGCCTGCTGTACTACCGCACCGACCTGCTCGCCAAGTACGGCTACAAGAGCGCCCCGAAAACCTGGGCGGAACTCGCCACCATGGCGAAGAAGATCCAGGACGGCGAGCAGAAGACGAACAAGGCCTTCACCGGGTTCGTCTTCCAGGGCAAGAACTACGAGGGCCTCGTGTGCGACGCCATGGAATGGATCGTGTCGCACGGCGGCGGCACCGTTGTGGACGCCAGCGGCAAGGTCACCATCAACAACGCCAAGGCCGCCAAGGCGCTGGACACCGCCGCCAGCTGGATCCGCACCATCAGCCCCGCCGGCGTGACCACCTACGGCGAGGAAGAAGCCCGCGGCATCTTCCAGGCCGGCAACGCCGCCTTCATGCGCAACTGGCCGTACGCCTGGGCGCTCGGGCAGGGCGACGACAGCAAGATCAAGGGCAAGATCGGCGTGGCCCCGCTGCCCAGCGGCGGCGCCGGGAACGCCGCCACGCTCGGCGGCTGGAACCTGGGCGTGAGCAAGTACAGCAAGAACCAAGACGCCGCGATCAGCCTCGTGCGCTATCTCACCGGTCCTGAGGAGCAGAAGATCCGCGCGATCGAGGGTGCGTACAACCCCACCATCGTCAGCCTGTACAAGGACAAGGACGTCCTGGCGAAAAACCCCTTCTTCGGCAGCCTGTACAGCGTGTTTACCAGCGCCGTGGCGCGCCCGTCCGGCCCCACCAAGACCAAGTACAACCAGGTCTCCCAGGCCATGGCGAACGCCGTGACCGACGTGCTGACCGGCAAGAAGAAAGGCCAGGCGGCCGTGGCGAAACTGTCGGCCGACATCACCCGCATCAAGGGCCGCGCCTGGTGA
- a CDS encoding DciA family protein: MNATLSSARLARGVQKAQAILAWPQAVGADLARITRPRSQQGGTLFVEVRDSATAHHLSMQRHHLLKALNALLKDQPVTEIRFSVGSIQAPPDAPRAAPLPAPDRARARKLVQDVQDPELKQAALRAAEAITRARKWREEQGWRPCPVCGEPSKEQPCRACALTLEDPNVRRAARVVMRAPHRLTEYADSLGDSGVNAARFLALRDLAEQLDVLAVECVRSGHEDAYRAFLAEQATLYLALHGRKPRAAVTRADRAALPERVQQVLSAGR, encoded by the coding sequence ATGAACGCCACGCTGAGCAGCGCGCGGCTGGCCCGCGGCGTGCAGAAAGCGCAGGCGATCCTGGCGTGGCCGCAGGCGGTCGGCGCGGACCTCGCGCGGATCACCCGGCCCCGCTCGCAGCAGGGCGGGACGCTGTTCGTGGAGGTGCGGGACAGCGCCACCGCGCACCACCTCAGCATGCAGCGCCACCACCTGCTCAAGGCCCTGAACGCGCTGCTCAAGGACCAGCCGGTCACGGAGATCCGCTTCAGCGTGGGCAGCATTCAGGCGCCGCCGGATGCGCCGCGCGCCGCGCCGCTGCCCGCCCCCGACCGGGCCCGCGCCCGGAAACTCGTTCAGGACGTGCAGGACCCGGAACTCAAGCAGGCCGCCCTGCGCGCCGCCGAGGCGATCACGCGGGCCCGCAAGTGGCGCGAGGAGCAGGGCTGGCGGCCCTGCCCGGTGTGCGGAGAGCCCAGCAAGGAGCAGCCCTGCCGGGCCTGCGCCCTGACGCTGGAGGACCCGAACGTGCGGCGCGCCGCGCGGGTCGTGATGCGCGCCCCGCACCGCCTGACCGAGTACGCCGACAGCCTCGGGGACAGTGGCGTGAACGCCGCGCGGTTCCTGGCCCTGCGGGACCTCGCGGAGCAGCTGGACGTGCTGGCCGTGGAGTGCGTGCGCAGCGGCCACGAGGACGCCTACCGCGCCTTCCTGGCCGAGCAGGCCACGCTGTACCTCGCGCTGCACGGCCGCAAACCGCGCGCGGCCGTGACCCGCGCGGACCGGGCCGCGCTGCCGGAGCGGGTGCAGCAGGTGCTCAGCGCCGGCCGGTAA
- a CDS encoding MogA/MoaB family molybdenum cofactor biosynthesis protein — MTLLPPDGTRPDSASSQEHRAAAPASVRVAVITVSDTRQEATDQSGAYLHRELLAAGHQVVARRIVRDDAVEIRSALVALTREATVVLVTGGTGVTGRDVTVPVVESLLTKPMPGFGELFRMLSYAQVGGAAMFSRATAGLVRGAAVFSMPGSLNAVQTAWEQILKDQIGHVAHEVQRHGQPLTTGVPPVGSTTTGAGMAPGTVGLSPTGFSASPERQAGGTPGASGGLGRHTGADDRERGR; from the coding sequence ATGACCCTGCTGCCCCCCGACGGCACCCGCCCCGATTCGGCGTCCTCCCAGGAGCACCGCGCGGCGGCGCCCGCGTCGGTGCGGGTGGCGGTAATCACGGTGAGCGACACGCGGCAGGAGGCCACCGACCAGAGCGGGGCGTACCTGCACCGCGAGCTGCTGGCCGCCGGGCATCAGGTGGTGGCGCGGCGCATCGTGCGGGACGACGCCGTGGAGATCCGTTCGGCCCTGGTGGCCCTGACCCGCGAGGCGACGGTGGTCCTGGTGACGGGCGGCACCGGCGTGACCGGCCGGGACGTGACCGTGCCGGTGGTGGAGTCGCTGCTCACCAAGCCCATGCCGGGGTTCGGGGAGCTGTTCCGGATGCTCTCGTACGCCCAGGTGGGCGGCGCGGCCATGTTCTCCCGCGCGACCGCCGGGCTGGTGCGGGGCGCGGCGGTGTTCAGCATGCCGGGCAGCCTGAACGCCGTGCAGACCGCATGGGAGCAGATCCTGAAAGACCAGATCGGGCACGTGGCGCACGAGGTGCAGCGACACGGGCAGCCCCTGACCACCGGGGTCCCGCCGGTCGGTTCCACCACCACCGGCGCCGGGATGGCGCCAGGGACGGTGGGCCTCTCCCCCACCGGGTTCTCCGCGTCGCCGGAGCGGCAGGCTGGCGGAACGCCCGGCGCGTCCGGCGGGCTGGGGCGGCACACGGGGGCGGACGACCGGGAACGCGGCCGCTGA